A portion of the bacterium genome contains these proteins:
- a CDS encoding NADH-quinone oxidoreductase subunit N: protein MINELFYILPLLVIAGGSLAVLLVDVFMKGRSPSGVFTLLILLAGLVAALVVSPDYSSERLAFSGTIYIDPFTSFITVILIAGAMLCLLMGREYLSGEGVTEAKGEFASLYLMATAGAILFVSAAEMVTLFVGLELMSMALYVLCGSALRSSASSESALKYFFLGSFSSAFLLLGIAFVYGATGALSLVEIAAALPEAPTGLLAIGVGLILMGVLFKIGAVPLHFWTPDVYQGAPTPITIFMASVVKIAGVCVGLRLFWLSFGSGEYYELWSRAVWFVAVLTIIVGNIVALRQRSMKRMLAYSSIAHAGYMLMGLLAPAEFGGGPAILFYLVAYSVMTLGAFGVVMAISSRYRDCADSDDITRFHQLSKQRPLLAALMTLFLLSLAGLPPGMAGLLGKFYVFNAAVKADFIGLAIVGVLGSAVSCSYYLRVIVAMYFVPSEASQSESGEAIVTPSLAGTLAVCGVLTVWLGVQPSLLYDIVEKLF from the coding sequence ATGATAAATGAACTTTTCTATATCTTACCGCTTCTTGTGATTGCAGGGGGTTCTTTGGCGGTGCTGCTCGTTGATGTGTTTATGAAGGGCCGTTCTCCTAGTGGTGTATTTACTCTTCTTATATTGCTTGCGGGGTTAGTCGCAGCGCTAGTTGTCTCGCCAGATTATAGTAGTGAGCGCTTAGCATTTAGTGGCACTATCTACATTGATCCGTTTACCAGTTTCATCACTGTAATTTTAATTGCTGGAGCGATGCTGTGTTTGCTCATGGGTCGTGAGTATCTCTCGGGTGAAGGTGTTACCGAAGCGAAAGGTGAATTTGCCTCGCTCTATTTGATGGCCACTGCAGGAGCTATCCTATTCGTATCAGCGGCAGAAATGGTGACTCTGTTTGTTGGTCTTGAGCTAATGTCTATGGCGTTGTACGTGCTGTGTGGTTCAGCACTGCGCAGTAGTGCATCCTCTGAATCAGCTCTGAAGTATTTCTTTCTTGGCTCTTTCAGTTCCGCATTCCTCCTCTTGGGAATTGCGTTTGTGTATGGTGCAACTGGAGCTCTATCGTTGGTAGAGATAGCTGCAGCCTTGCCGGAAGCCCCGACTGGACTTCTTGCTATAGGTGTGGGGCTTATTCTCATGGGGGTGCTATTTAAGATTGGTGCGGTGCCACTCCATTTCTGGACTCCAGATGTCTATCAAGGTGCCCCGACGCCCATTACCATCTTCATGGCATCGGTAGTTAAGATTGCGGGTGTCTGCGTTGGTTTACGACTCTTTTGGTTGTCGTTTGGTTCGGGTGAGTACTACGAACTTTGGTCACGGGCTGTTTGGTTTGTGGCGGTGTTGACAATCATTGTTGGCAATATTGTAGCGCTTCGACAGAGGAGTATGAAACGCATGTTAGCCTATTCAAGCATTGCTCATGCGGGCTATATGCTTATGGGACTTTTAGCACCGGCTGAGTTCGGGGGTGGACCTGCTATCTTGTTTTACCTCGTGGCATACTCGGTGATGACCCTGGGAGCTTTCGGAGTGGTGATGGCTATTTCAAGTAGGTATCGCGACTGTGCAGATAGTGATGACATCACCCGTTTTCACCAGTTATCCAAACAGCGACCACTTTTAGCGGCGTTGATGACACTCTTCCTTCTGTCCCTTGCCGGTCTTCCTCCAGGAATGGCGGGACTTCTTGGTAAGTTCTATGTATTTAACGCGGCTGTGAAAGCAGATTTCATAGGGCTTGCGATTGTTGGTGTACTTGGGAGTGCCGTTTCATGCTCGTATTATCTGAGGGTGATTGTAGCGATGTATTTTGTCCCGTCGGAAGCATCTCAATCAGAATCGGGTGAAGCCATAGTAACTCCTTCCTTGGCAGGAACGCTTGCCGTGTGTGGAGTGCTAACAGTCTGGTTGGGAGTTCAGCCTTCGCTGCTCTACGATATAGTCGAGAAGCTCTTCTAG
- a CDS encoding response regulator, with protein MIVADENMNILVVDDMLAFRKIVRSQLAALGLKNVTEKEDGDDAWSALENAINEGNPFSLIICDWNMPRLPGIDLLERIRSDERTKELPFIMLTAEGEVQNVMRAIKLGVNEYIVKPFNGDQLQAKLSTVLKTAG; from the coding sequence ATGATCGTAGCAGATGAGAACATGAATATTTTAGTAGTAGATGATATGTTGGCGTTTCGTAAGATTGTACGGTCGCAACTTGCTGCACTTGGACTTAAGAATGTAACAGAAAAAGAAGATGGTGACGACGCATGGTCTGCACTTGAAAATGCAATCAATGAAGGCAACCCGTTCTCACTCATTATTTGTGATTGGAATATGCCTCGACTTCCCGGAATTGATCTACTAGAGCGAATTAGAAGTGATGAGAGAACGAAAGAGCTGCCTTTCATTATGTTGACGGCAGAAGGGGAAGTTCAGAATGTGATGAGAGCTATTAAGCTTGGTGTGAATGAATATATTGTAAAGCCTTTTAACGGCGATCAGTTGCAGGCCAAACTCAGCACAGTGCTAAAAACCGCAGGTTAG
- a CDS encoding inorganic phosphate transporter yields MSAEWYFWLVLFLILIAVLDLVVGVSNDAVNFLNSAIGSNVASRKTIFIIASAGLFVGVLFSSGMMEVARKGIFNPQFLTMPDLMMIFFAVMIADLIILDLFNTYGLPTSTTVSIVFELLGAAVCISLLKVLSDGKDIASIGQYINSAKALGIISGILLSVVVAFFFGAVAQFLARLLFTFHYERYLGMFGGLWGGLCLSAVSIFILLKGAKGATFITPELALFIKENLLFIALAIFFVTGVVFQMLVTFLKINIFKPIVLIGTFSLALAFAANDLVNFIGVPIASLHTYDAAMMSSNPLTVPMDMLAGKVPSSTFILLVSGVVMVLALWFSRKARSVTETEIRLSSHQEVDERFESLALSRVIVRMFMRVFEGSRVLIPRSARKFARKRFARHEIEQKGEVEYLPSFDLVRASTNLLMASIVVSFATSLKLPLSTTYVTFMVAMGTSFADQAWGRDSAVYRVTGVLTVIGGWFITALMAFVTAGAFVSVLYLGGWLWAVVLVAVAGFMLWRAHGTHVKRQERKEQEEVFNLKKISDAEYSAQVTLHQVAVFLKLIHEHLQMGLQAFFESDRIELRRHFLARKQVQRWSSIISANVFKVMRLGYGQSTTQDTSYSQTVLSLQSIAEGYRDIVSRSYLHIRENHKGLLKAQKGELNQVLGQLLALIQRVEKDLSGVESSSETELKSDNEALAREIDQFLHIQAERIHNRSSKTRLSILYFALLEDMSRLAEQTVRLYRISHRLPLEGDRG; encoded by the coding sequence ATGAGTGCAGAGTGGTATTTCTGGTTAGTTCTTTTTCTGATTCTCATCGCGGTTCTTGATCTGGTTGTAGGGGTTAGTAATGATGCAGTTAATTTCCTTAACTCAGCTATTGGCTCGAATGTAGCAAGCAGAAAGACTATTTTTATTATTGCAAGCGCTGGGCTCTTCGTCGGGGTTCTCTTCTCTAGTGGCATGATGGAAGTAGCCCGAAAAGGCATATTCAATCCACAGTTTCTCACGATGCCCGATCTGATGATGATCTTTTTTGCAGTGATGATCGCTGATCTTATCATATTAGATCTTTTTAATACCTATGGTCTTCCAACTTCAACGACTGTTTCTATCGTTTTCGAGTTGTTGGGAGCTGCGGTATGTATTTCGCTCTTGAAGGTATTGTCGGATGGAAAAGATATTGCTTCGATAGGACAATATATTAATTCGGCAAAAGCGTTAGGGATTATTTCTGGGATACTACTCTCAGTCGTTGTTGCATTTTTCTTTGGAGCCGTCGCTCAGTTTCTCGCTCGACTCTTATTTACCTTCCACTATGAGAGATATTTAGGCATGTTTGGCGGGCTATGGGGTGGCCTCTGTCTTTCTGCAGTCTCAATCTTTATCCTTCTCAAGGGTGCTAAGGGTGCTACCTTCATCACTCCAGAGCTGGCTCTTTTTATCAAAGAAAATCTCTTGTTCATCGCTTTAGCAATCTTTTTTGTTACAGGTGTTGTTTTTCAGATGCTTGTTACATTTCTAAAGATCAATATTTTTAAGCCGATTGTTTTAATCGGAACATTTTCACTCGCTCTTGCTTTTGCCGCCAATGATCTCGTTAATTTCATTGGAGTTCCAATTGCGAGCTTGCATACATACGATGCCGCGATGATGTCATCGAATCCTTTGACGGTGCCGATGGATATGCTTGCTGGAAAAGTTCCTTCATCGACATTCATCTTGCTCGTGAGTGGCGTAGTTATGGTGTTAGCGCTTTGGTTTTCGCGGAAGGCTCGAAGTGTGACAGAAACAGAGATTCGATTGAGTAGTCATCAAGAGGTTGATGAACGCTTTGAATCTTTGGCGCTTTCTCGAGTGATTGTAAGAATGTTCATGCGTGTTTTTGAGGGCTCACGAGTCCTTATTCCTCGTTCAGCTCGAAAATTTGCTCGAAAGCGATTTGCGCGACATGAAATTGAGCAGAAAGGCGAAGTGGAATATCTGCCATCTTTTGATCTCGTGCGGGCCTCAACCAATCTTCTGATGGCGAGCATAGTAGTCTCTTTTGCTACGTCCTTGAAGCTCCCGCTTTCTACGACCTATGTGACATTCATGGTGGCGATGGGGACTTCGTTTGCTGACCAGGCATGGGGCCGTGATTCTGCGGTCTATCGAGTTACTGGAGTCTTAACCGTAATTGGTGGCTGGTTTATCACTGCTTTAATGGCGTTCGTTACTGCAGGAGCATTCGTCTCTGTCTTATATTTGGGGGGATGGCTTTGGGCAGTTGTGCTTGTTGCTGTTGCCGGCTTTATGCTGTGGAGGGCTCATGGAACTCATGTCAAGCGTCAGGAACGGAAGGAACAAGAAGAAGTATTCAATCTAAAGAAGATTAGTGATGCGGAATACTCAGCACAAGTGACGCTTCACCAAGTAGCGGTCTTCTTGAAGCTGATACACGAACATTTACAAATGGGTCTGCAGGCATTTTTTGAATCAGATCGAATAGAGCTCCGTCGTCACTTTCTGGCTCGAAAACAGGTACAGCGTTGGTCCAGCATCATTTCTGCTAATGTCTTTAAGGTGATGCGATTGGGATATGGACAGAGTACGACGCAGGATACGAGCTACTCCCAGACCGTCCTTTCTCTTCAGTCTATTGCCGAGGGGTATCGTGATATTGTGAGCAGATCGTACCTCCATATTCGGGAGAATCATAAGGGACTCCTAAAGGCACAAAAGGGGGAGTTGAACCAGGTTCTCGGACAACTCCTTGCTCTTATTCAACGAGTTGAGAAAGACCTCTCGGGCGTTGAGTCATCCTCTGAAACAGAGCTGAAGAGCGACAATGAGGCTTTAGCGCGAGAGATAGACCAGTTTTTACATATACAGGCAGAGCGCATCCACAATCGGTCATCAAAAACGAGGTTGAGCATCCTTTATTTTGCTTTATTGGAAGATATGTCGCGTCTGGCAGAGCAGACTGTACGTTTGTATCGAATTAGCCATAGACTCCCCCTTGAGGGAGATAGAGGCTAG
- a CDS encoding MFS transporter, whose translation MSEQPKKSQEYAVTGTTGKTCSSRSFRALLGAQFLGAFNDNLFKTIASILVINEIVGNDSSALYASLAGALFFLPYILFSAFAGWCSDRFSKSDMIRWTKEMELVVMCIGLLAFMVDSTELLLSCVFLMGAQSALFSPSKLGILPEILDLSELSKANGYLEFIVFTAIIIGTASAGFVSDGSFGNPGLFCIGIACIGIILSLFIKRVPARSVDNKRNPLPIDPILPNIRILRKIAHTNSLWMCTLGIAFFWSVGALFQLNILFFSKEILHFDDRGTALILASIGLGIGIGSILAGTISKGAAELGLLPVGAGGMVLFSALLGLYGQYQTIAFPGIFFLGLSSGFFIIPLTAYLQAFSPIEERGRYMAASNFLSNVGMLSSTFLFLVFRDYFDMSAKDIFSTIGIAALAVTIGLTRILPGTTARAITWIKEQLVKKKSVIKGD comes from the coding sequence ATGAGTGAACAACCTAAAAAGTCTCAAGAATACGCTGTAACGGGAACCACGGGGAAAACATGTTCCTCTAGAAGCTTCCGCGCCCTGCTCGGCGCCCAGTTTCTCGGAGCGTTCAATGACAATCTGTTTAAGACAATTGCCTCGATACTTGTCATCAATGAAATCGTTGGCAACGATAGCAGTGCTCTTTATGCCAGTCTTGCGGGAGCTCTCTTTTTTCTTCCCTACATCCTTTTCTCTGCTTTCGCAGGTTGGTGCTCAGATCGCTTCTCGAAATCAGACATGATTCGATGGACAAAAGAAATGGAGCTTGTCGTGATGTGCATCGGCTTGCTCGCCTTTATGGTCGATAGCACTGAGCTTCTTCTCAGTTGTGTATTCTTAATGGGTGCTCAAAGCGCCCTTTTCAGCCCCTCAAAACTGGGAATTCTGCCCGAAATACTCGATTTATCCGAACTCTCCAAAGCGAACGGATATCTTGAATTCATTGTGTTTACTGCCATTATTATTGGCACAGCTTCAGCTGGTTTTGTCTCAGATGGATCCTTCGGTAATCCAGGGCTTTTCTGCATCGGAATCGCCTGTATTGGAATAATACTGAGTCTCTTTATCAAACGAGTGCCTGCTCGAAGTGTGGACAACAAACGCAATCCCCTTCCAATTGACCCGATTCTTCCTAATATCCGCATTCTCAGAAAGATTGCTCATACGAACTCTCTTTGGATGTGTACCCTCGGAATCGCCTTTTTCTGGTCAGTAGGTGCACTCTTTCAATTGAATATCCTTTTCTTCTCGAAAGAAATTCTTCATTTTGATGATCGAGGAACAGCTCTTATCCTTGCCAGCATTGGACTAGGAATAGGAATCGGAAGCATTCTTGCGGGGACCATATCGAAGGGCGCTGCTGAACTTGGCCTTCTTCCAGTTGGCGCGGGAGGTATGGTTCTCTTCTCAGCACTGCTCGGTCTTTATGGTCAGTACCAAACAATAGCCTTTCCGGGGATTTTCTTTCTTGGCCTCAGCTCAGGATTTTTCATCATACCCCTGACGGCCTACCTACAAGCATTTAGTCCGATTGAAGAACGAGGAAGATATATGGCTGCCTCAAACTTTCTTTCAAACGTTGGCATGTTGTCCTCTACATTTCTCTTTCTTGTATTCCGCGACTACTTTGATATGAGCGCAAAGGATATTTTTTCAACTATAGGGATCGCAGCACTTGCGGTAACCATTGGCCTTACTCGTATCCTCCCTGGGACAACTGCCCGTGCTATTACCTGGATAAAAGAACAGCTGGTCAAAAAAAAGAGCGTGATCAAGGGGGACTAA
- a CDS encoding AAA family ATPase, whose protein sequence is MDISSHHSSKDPRKMSSKRSSTSSRQPHEEKSSGADKEGGANQPILPGIKPTSQPRTTPEAPLKVPLPEGQKEQTSSGGSTSTPREDVAVRLKEYEIPTPREIRRKLRKYVAGCDQLLKDVSIFAHEHLQRAGSYFAVPYIRDLLQRNFYFKKPHSQEARELVYAVTRIARNNKISNSKNSNPYKDILGLTRLAKESGLIRIRPEIISHRATSEEKRAQKDEVSRIVRSIASARNRAVANEEIYSKIDFKKALARRYQLPESGSKEFRSFDSWLTRFHNAVRQGEVSVSAKGTLHDKVRRYLLQERVGKNLIERRLKASEEKSSSDALEKVVHGIVKALHQTQKRHRTSASSRMVVGGKESLCIIGDTGTGKTQTIRALEAVMPEHIPIIRFDASTFTEVGYEGNSIAELPERLIELTEGNPEMASRAVVFFDEFDKKRHISGGQDGRDIAGIGVQHALLRVMEDGVDQETGIDFSTVGFIFGGSFQGLDEIVAKRLRVDTIGFRSNEISPGQFAMTTEERRISLLSQATETDLERYGMAREWVGRVDLTFTEPVGPQQMKVIMEHPQGPYRTALESLEKDDVRVLVTEEAKDLIVSHALAVKKGARGLRTVMKKITREMRFEAPELKSEDQPELIVDENMVKEILGTPNSES, encoded by the coding sequence ATGGATATATCATCTCACCATAGTTCAAAAGACCCTCGGAAGATGTCCAGTAAGCGCTCTTCAACGAGTTCGAGGCAACCCCATGAAGAGAAGTCTTCAGGTGCAGATAAAGAGGGGGGAGCAAATCAACCGATTCTCCCTGGAATAAAACCAACCTCTCAACCGCGCACCACGCCAGAAGCTCCATTAAAGGTGCCTCTGCCAGAAGGTCAGAAAGAACAGACGTCTAGTGGTGGGAGCACTTCGACCCCGAGAGAGGACGTAGCTGTTCGATTAAAAGAATATGAAATTCCAACACCACGAGAGATTCGCAGGAAACTTAGGAAATACGTAGCAGGATGTGATCAGCTCTTGAAGGATGTCTCTATCTTTGCTCATGAGCATCTTCAGAGAGCAGGGAGTTACTTTGCTGTTCCTTATATTCGGGATTTGTTGCAGAGAAATTTTTATTTTAAAAAGCCACATTCACAAGAGGCTCGAGAACTTGTATATGCTGTTACTCGTATTGCCAGAAATAATAAAATTAGTAACTCAAAGAATAGTAATCCATACAAAGATATTCTTGGTCTTACTCGACTTGCAAAAGAGTCTGGGCTGATTCGTATTCGTCCAGAGATCATATCTCATCGAGCTACCAGTGAGGAGAAGCGAGCTCAAAAGGATGAAGTGAGTCGGATAGTCCGTTCAATTGCAAGTGCGAGAAATCGTGCCGTTGCGAATGAGGAAATCTATTCAAAAATTGATTTCAAAAAAGCGCTGGCACGGAGATATCAATTGCCAGAATCCGGTAGCAAGGAATTCCGTTCTTTCGATAGTTGGTTGACCCGCTTTCATAATGCCGTTCGTCAGGGAGAGGTATCCGTAAGTGCAAAGGGAACGCTTCATGACAAAGTTCGCCGATATTTGCTCCAAGAACGGGTTGGAAAGAACCTTATAGAAAGAAGATTGAAAGCGAGTGAAGAAAAGAGCTCTTCAGATGCCCTTGAAAAAGTCGTCCATGGAATCGTAAAAGCGCTGCATCAGACACAAAAACGGCATCGAACCTCTGCCTCGTCAAGAATGGTAGTCGGAGGGAAGGAGTCCCTTTGCATTATCGGTGATACTGGGACTGGTAAAACCCAGACAATAAGGGCGCTTGAAGCCGTCATGCCCGAGCATATTCCAATTATTCGCTTCGATGCGAGTACCTTTACAGAAGTAGGCTATGAAGGGAACAGCATAGCAGAGTTGCCTGAGCGATTAATTGAACTTACTGAAGGGAATCCTGAAATGGCAAGTAGAGCTGTTGTGTTCTTTGATGAGTTCGACAAAAAGCGCCATATATCAGGAGGACAGGACGGACGAGATATAGCGGGAATTGGTGTGCAACATGCCTTGCTCCGGGTCATGGAAGATGGCGTAGACCAGGAGACTGGCATTGACTTCTCAACAGTCGGATTTATTTTTGGAGGATCTTTTCAGGGCTTAGATGAAATTGTAGCAAAGCGACTACGGGTCGACACTATCGGGTTTCGCAGTAATGAAATCTCTCCTGGACAATTTGCCATGACAACAGAGGAAAGAAGAATAAGCCTTCTTTCTCAAGCCACAGAAACAGACCTCGAGCGTTATGGAATGGCTCGTGAGTGGGTAGGGCGAGTTGATTTAACCTTCACCGAACCAGTCGGACCTCAACAAATGAAGGTTATAATGGAGCATCCTCAAGGACCGTATCGTACAGCGCTTGAGAGTCTTGAAAAGGATGATGTTCGGGTGCTCGTAACTGAAGAGGCAAAAGACTTGATTGTATCGCATGCGTTGGCTGTTAAGAAAGGCGCAAGAGGCTTGAGAACTGTCATGAAGAAGATTACTCGAGAAATGCGGTTTGAAGCTCCTGAGCTAAAGTCTGAGGATCAACCCGAACTGATAGTTGATGAGAACATGGTGAAGGAGATTCTCGGGACTCCTAACAGTGAGAGCTAA
- a CDS encoding alpha-amylase, with translation MPAVCFYFQVHQPYRVGRYSHFDSLEHLTYFDEAKNDQIMKKVAEKCYLPMNNLLLRMIDRYPDQFKVSFAVTGVAIEQMEAYAPEVLKSFQRLAETGQVEFIGETYYHSLAALYSEEEFKQQVTEHSILTEALFGQRPQVFRNTELIYDNRIAKLASEMGFQGVIAEGVDDVLGWRSPNFVYEAQGSDTKLLLKNYRLSDDIAFRFSNQGWKEWPLTTEKFANWTHQISGNGEVLNLFMDYETFGEHQWASTGIFDFMWHLPEQILAHEDWCFLTPSEVINRYEPKGKVHFHRLTSWADMERDLTAWRGNKMQQKALHEAYSLEASVRELEDEELTDTWKKLLTSDHFYYMCTKFFADGDVHAYFSPFESPYDAFVNYMNVLKDFRRYLESRKAIQRIEHSREQIEQQPPLGIHA, from the coding sequence ATGCCAGCAGTTTGCTTCTATTTTCAGGTTCACCAACCCTACCGCGTCGGCCGTTACAGCCACTTTGACTCTCTCGAACATCTTACCTATTTCGACGAAGCAAAAAACGACCAAATCATGAAGAAGGTAGCAGAGAAATGTTACCTCCCCATGAACAACCTCCTCCTTCGGATGATTGACAGGTATCCTGACCAGTTTAAGGTTTCATTCGCCGTTACGGGCGTCGCCATTGAGCAAATGGAGGCGTATGCTCCTGAAGTTCTTAAGAGCTTTCAACGACTTGCTGAGACAGGCCAAGTCGAATTTATCGGGGAAACGTACTACCACTCACTGGCAGCGCTCTATAGTGAGGAGGAGTTTAAACAGCAGGTAACAGAGCACTCCATACTCACAGAAGCCCTTTTTGGACAGCGGCCACAGGTCTTCCGGAATACGGAGCTCATCTATGACAATCGGATTGCGAAACTCGCGTCTGAGATGGGTTTTCAGGGAGTTATCGCTGAAGGGGTTGATGACGTCTTAGGCTGGCGGAGCCCAAACTTTGTCTATGAGGCTCAAGGGAGTGACACGAAGCTTCTCCTCAAAAATTACCGCTTATCAGATGACATCGCATTTCGCTTCTCAAATCAGGGTTGGAAGGAATGGCCACTGACTACTGAAAAGTTTGCCAATTGGACACATCAAATTAGTGGTAATGGTGAAGTCCTGAACCTTTTTATGGATTATGAGACGTTCGGCGAACATCAGTGGGCTTCGACAGGAATCTTTGACTTCATGTGGCATCTCCCAGAACAGATTCTTGCCCATGAAGACTGGTGTTTTCTCACTCCCTCTGAGGTAATTAACCGATATGAGCCGAAGGGGAAAGTTCACTTCCATCGCCTAACCTCCTGGGCAGACATGGAGAGAGACCTGACTGCATGGAGAGGAAACAAGATGCAGCAGAAAGCACTCCATGAAGCGTACTCGCTTGAAGCGAGTGTCCGAGAGCTTGAGGACGAAGAACTCACAGATACCTGGAAGAAGCTCCTTACCTCTGATCACTTCTACTACATGTGTACGAAATTTTTCGCGGATGGGGACGTTCATGCCTACTTTAGCCCATTTGAAAGCCCCTATGATGCGTTTGTCAATTATATGAATGTCTTAAAGGACTTCAGACGTTACCTCGAGAGTCGAAAAGCTATTCAGCGTATAGAGCATTCTCGCGAACAGATAGAGCAACAGCCGCCTCTGGGAATTCATGCCTGA
- a CDS encoding glycosyltransferase, producing MKHVLMLGWEYPPFISGGLGTACEGLSTALSRLGVKITFVIPRLQGSENASHMNLVDPATLLSRENLSKSSKNGLIGHTSLKMAANGDGYIPTTEEAQLPSSSSGQGSRQIPSGSQSGGITTIGIPAFLQPYWSESEYQLALNRVKKTKNLSSDSEVELSDVLEHLGHTATSGGATLGGPEEYTQSSLHHHSPQQASASAGAHYGDSLFEEVARYTGLVLSTAGNVDFDVIHAHDWMTFPAGVALAEKTGKPLIVHVHSLEYDRTGQSGGSQIHELEQLGTKNADAVIAVSHYTKGVISQEHGIPEEKIFVSHNGIYPMEALEHYQEQKPSNEKWVLFLGRITFQKGPDYFIEAAAKVIPHVPDAKFIVAGSGDMLPRLKARVEELGITDAVKFPGFLRGKAVEEAFSNADLYVMPSVSEPFGLAALEAINFDTPALISRQTGVSEVLGHTLKFDFWDVDRMADLIINALQFGELRDDMLESARKELSRIKWDASAERVKEVYERF from the coding sequence ATGAAGCACGTACTCATGCTTGGTTGGGAGTACCCTCCTTTTATATCAGGAGGGCTGGGAACAGCATGTGAAGGTCTGAGCACGGCGCTCAGCCGTTTAGGGGTAAAAATCACTTTTGTGATTCCGCGCTTGCAAGGCTCTGAAAACGCCTCTCACATGAACCTCGTGGATCCAGCAACACTCCTCTCACGAGAGAACCTCTCAAAGTCCTCCAAAAACGGACTCATCGGTCATACCTCCCTAAAAATGGCTGCAAACGGCGATGGCTATATCCCAACAACTGAAGAAGCTCAATTACCCTCTTCAAGCTCTGGTCAGGGCTCCAGACAAATACCATCAGGGTCTCAGTCTGGGGGAATTACTACCATCGGAATCCCAGCTTTTCTACAACCCTACTGGAGCGAGAGTGAGTATCAACTCGCGCTGAATCGAGTGAAAAAAACAAAGAATTTGAGCTCCGATAGTGAGGTTGAGTTATCAGATGTTCTTGAGCATCTTGGACATACTGCAACCTCTGGGGGCGCCACTCTCGGTGGACCCGAAGAGTACACTCAGTCCAGCTTACACCATCACTCCCCTCAACAGGCTAGCGCATCAGCAGGAGCTCACTATGGAGACTCACTGTTTGAAGAGGTCGCTCGGTACACAGGGCTCGTTCTCTCGACAGCAGGTAATGTGGACTTTGATGTCATCCATGCCCACGACTGGATGACGTTTCCAGCAGGGGTCGCACTAGCCGAAAAAACGGGGAAACCACTTATTGTTCACGTTCACAGCCTTGAATATGACCGCACGGGTCAAAGCGGTGGCTCTCAGATCCATGAACTAGAGCAGCTTGGAACGAAAAATGCGGATGCGGTTATCGCCGTTAGTCACTATACAAAGGGCGTAATCTCCCAAGAGCATGGCATTCCAGAGGAAAAAATCTTTGTTTCTCACAATGGTATTTATCCAATGGAAGCACTGGAGCATTACCAAGAGCAGAAGCCCTCAAATGAAAAATGGGTACTTTTTCTCGGAAGGATCACGTTCCAAAAAGGCCCTGATTACTTCATTGAAGCTGCTGCAAAGGTCATCCCCCACGTTCCGGATGCAAAGTTTATTGTGGCTGGAAGCGGTGATATGCTCCCACGACTAAAGGCTCGGGTTGAAGAGCTTGGCATCACAGACGCTGTGAAGTTCCCAGGCTTCCTTCGCGGGAAAGCGGTAGAGGAGGCCTTCTCGAATGCTGATTTATACGTGATGCCCTCCGTCTCCGAGCCATTTGGGCTTGCTGCTTTAGAAGCCATTAACTTTGATACCCCTGCCCTCATTTCTCGTCAGACTGGGGTCTCTGAAGTGCTTGGACACACGCTCAAATTCGATTTCTGGGACGTAGACCGAATGGCGGACCTCATTATTAATGCCCTTCAATTCGGTGAATTGCGTGATGATATGCTTGAAAGCGCGAGAAAAGAACTCTCTCGAATCAAATGGGATGCCTCTGCTGAGCGCGTCAAAGAGGTCTACGAACGCTTCTAA
- a CDS encoding tRNA-(ms[2]io[6]A)-hydroxylase has protein sequence MNSERTHSSSPGARQLPLLIDTPPEWAHQVLKDPISLLIDHAHLEKKAAQNALQLLHQWPENSPPTEWTEALSEINRDESQHLALVLRILHRRGGELSRSHRNPYAQTLKEEIRNGLYPGELVDKLLTSSLIEARSCERFRLLADHSQDQELRKLYTGLWSSEHDHYRVFLSLALHIESEDEVHKRWQWWLEKEREIIAAQDFSATMHSWIKKSLPHTIASLVS, from the coding sequence ATGAACAGCGAAAGAACTCATTCCTCCTCTCCGGGAGCCCGACAACTCCCCCTCCTCATCGATACACCTCCTGAGTGGGCGCATCAGGTGCTCAAAGACCCTATCAGCCTCCTCATTGACCACGCGCACCTTGAGAAGAAAGCTGCCCAAAATGCCCTACAACTTCTCCATCAGTGGCCAGAGAACTCCCCACCCACTGAGTGGACAGAAGCCCTGTCAGAGATTAATCGTGACGAATCACAACACCTAGCACTCGTACTTCGTATTCTTCACCGTCGAGGGGGAGAACTCTCCCGCTCGCATCGCAATCCATACGCTCAAACGCTGAAAGAAGAGATTCGTAATGGCCTCTATCCAGGAGAGCTCGTTGACAAGCTTCTTACCTCTTCACTCATCGAGGCGCGATCCTGTGAACGATTTCGACTCCTCGCAGACCACTCGCAGGATCAAGAGCTTCGAAAACTCTATACTGGACTCTGGTCAAGTGAACATGACCACTATCGTGTCTTTCTGAGCCTTGCCCTGCATATTGAAAGCGAAGATGAAGTACATAAGCGATGGCAATGGTGGCTAGAAAAAGAGCGTGAGATCATTGCTGCTCAAGATTTTTCAGCAACAATGCATTCGTGGATCAAAAAATCTCTCCCCCATACCATTGCATCTCTTGTCTCTTGA